The following are from one region of the Populus trichocarpa isolate Nisqually-1 chromosome 8, P.trichocarpa_v4.1, whole genome shotgun sequence genome:
- the LOC7494788 gene encoding ABC transporter C family member 3 isoform X3 — protein sequence MVLWYSAYWHTKRIGDFCWNIHGVWLLPFQVFLALVILYINLGAAPSIAALSSTILVMVSNTPLASKQERLHSRIMEAKDSRIKATSETLKSMRVLKLYSWEPTFLKKLLQLRETERNWLRKYLYTSSAIAFLFWASPTLVSVVTFGVCILLKTPLTTGTVLSALATFRILQEPIYNLPELISMIAQTKVSIDRIQDFLSEDDQKKQIPYQASQASDITIEMKCGEYAWETIDQNSTKPTIKITKNMKIMKGYKVAVCGSVGSGKSSLLCSILGEIPMISGAGVKVHGTKAYVPQSAWIQTGTVRDNVLFGKDMSKEIYEDVLEGCALNQDIEIWADGDLTVVGERGMNLSGGQKQRIQLARAVYSNSDVYILDDPFSAVDAHTGTHLFKKCLMQLLSQKTVIYATHQLEFLDAADLVLVTKDGVIVQSGKYEDLIADPTGELVRQMAAHRRSLNQVNPPQEDNPLAGGSSQLNQNEVTEEKFEGPTGTDRFSRKTQEEVSETGRVKWSVYSTFITSAYKGALVPIILLCQVLFQGLQMGSNYWIAWATEKSHNVTREKLIGIFILLSGGSSIFILGRAVLLATIAVETAQRLFFGMISSIFQATISFFDATPSSRILSRSSTDQSTVDTDIPYRLAGLAFALIQLLCIVILMSQVAWQVFPIFLVILGISIWYQAYYITTARELARMVGIRKAPILHHFSESITGAATIRCFNQEERFLMRSLSLIDDYSRIVFHNSGTMEWLCIRINFLFNLGFFLVLIILVNLPKSAIDPSLAGLAATYGLNLNVLQAWVIWNLCNVENKMISVERILQFTNIPSEAPLVIEDCRPKPEWPVDGRVELIGLDVQYSPSLPKVLKGITCTFPGGKKIGVVGRTGSGKSTLIQALFRVIEPSGGQILIDGLDISKIGLRDLRSKLGIIPQDPTLFRGTVRTNLDPLEKHSDQEIWEVLNKCRLADIVKRDKRLLDAPVSEDGENWSVGQRQLVCLARVLLKKRRILVLDEATASIDIETDNIIQGTIREETSRCTVITVAHRIPTVIDNDLILVLEDGKVVEYDSPVKLLKDNSSSFSKLVIEFLRRSIQE from the exons ATGGTACTTTGGTACTCAGCGTATTGGCATACGA AGAGAATTGGTGACTTCTGTTGGAACATCCATGGGGTTTGGCTGCTACCATTCCAGGTGTTTTTAGCCCTTGTTATCCTGTATATAAACCTTGGTGCTGCCCCCTCAATTGCTGCTCTCTCTTCTACAATTCTGGTGATGGTGAGCAACACTCCTTTGGCCAGTAAGCAAGAAAGGCTCCACTCCAGGATCATGGAAGCTAAAGACTCAAGAATCAAAGCAACTTCAGAGACTCTCAAAAGCATGAGAGTCTTAAAACTGTATTCATGGGAACCAACATTTTTGAAGAAGCTTCTTCAACTTAGAGAGACTGAGAGAAACTGGCTGAGGAAATACCTCTATACTAGTTCAGCAATAGCCTTTCTGTTTTGGGCTTCACCAACTCTAGTTTCTGTTGTCACTTTCGGTGTctgtattttattgaaaacgCCTTTAACAACAGGGACAGTCCTCTCAGCTCTTGCAACATTCCGAATTCTGCAAGAGCCCATCTACAACCTGCCAGAGCTTATTTCCATGATTGCTCAAACTAAGGTCTCGATTGATCGCATCCAAGATTTTCTAAGTGAAGATGATCAAAAGAAGCAGATTCCTTACCAAGCTTCTCAAGCATCTGACATTACTATCGAAATGAAGTGTGGAGAATATGCCTGGGAAACAATTGATCAAAACTCAACGAAACCTACCAtcaaaattaccaaaaacatgaaaataatgaaGGGTTACAAGGTTGCAGTTTGTGGATCAGTTGGGTCTGGCAAATCAAGCCTGCTCTGCAGCATACTTGGAGAGATTCCCATGATTTCTGGGGCAGGAGTCAAGGTTCATGGAACAAAAGCTTATGTTCCCCAGAGCGCTTGGATTCAAACAGGAACTGTGAGAGACAACGTGTTGTTCGGCAAGGATATGAGTAAGGAAATCTACGAGGATGTTTTGGAAGGCTGTGCTTTGAACCAGGATATTGAGATATGGGCTGATGGAGATTTGACTGTGGTGGGAGAGAGAGGGATGAACTTGAGTGGAGGACAAAAGCAGAGAATTCAACTTGCAAGAGCTGTCTATAGTAATTCAGATGTTTATATCCTAGATGATCCTTTTAGCGCTGTAGATGCACATACTGGAACACATCTGTTCAAG AAATGTCTCATGCAACTCTTGTCTCAGAAGACTGTTATATATGCTACCCATCAACTGGAGTTTTTAGATGCTGCAGACCTTGTTCTG GTGACGAAAGATGGTGTGATTGTCCAGTCAGGAAAATATGAAGATTTGATTGCAGATCCCACTGGTGAACTTGTTAGACAAATGGCTGCCCACAGAAGATCATTAAACCAAGTGAATCCACCCCAAGAAGATAACCCATTAGCAGGTGGATCATCTCAGTTAAATCAAAATGAAGTCACAGAAGAAAAATTTGAAGGGCCAACTGGTACTGATAGATTTTCAAGGAAAACGCAAGAGGAAGTATCTGAAACTGGCAGAGTGAAATGGAGCGTTTATTCAACCTTCATTACTTCAGCTTACAAAGGAGCCCTTGTTCCAATCATCCTTCTGTGTCAAGTCCTTTTCCAGGGACTACAGATGGGAAGCAATTATTGGATTGCATGGGCGACGGAGAAGAGTCACAACGTCACCAGAGAGAAGCTGATTGGCATATTCATTTTGTTGTCTGGTGGAAGCTCAATCTTTATATTGGGAAGAGCAGTTTTGCTGGCAACAATTGCTGTTGAGACTGCTCAGCGTCTTTTCTTTGGGATGATCTCGTCTATTTTTCAAGCTACTATCTCATTCTTTGATGCCACACCTTCAAGTAGGATCCTCAGcagg TCATCTACAGATCAAAGCACAGTAGATACAGACATCCCCTACAGATTGGCTGGATTGGCATTTGCCCTAATTCAGCTATTATGCATCGTTATCCTTATGTCTCAGGTGGCTTGGCAGGTCTTCCCTATCTTTCTTGTCATACTAGGAATCTCCATCTGGTATCAG GCTTATTACATTACAACTGCTAGAGAATTAGCCAGGATGGTTGGAATCAGAAAGGCTCCTATCTTGCATCATTTTTCAGAATCTATAACAGGAGCAGCGACAATTCGCTGTTTCAATCAGGAAGAACGCTTTCTGATGAGAAGCCTTAGCTTAATTGATGATTATTCTCGCATTGTCTTTCACAACTCAGGCACCATGGAATGGCTGTGCATTCGGATCAACTTTCTCTTCAACCTTGGGTTCTTTCTTGTTCTGATCATCTTGGTCAACCTTCCTAAGTCAGCCATTGATCCCA GCTTGGCAGGGCTCGCAGCTACCTATGGTCTGAACTTGAATGTTCTTCAGGCTTGGGTTATATGGAACTTATGCAACgttgaaaacaaaatgatttcaGTTGAAAGAATTCTACAATTCACTAACATACCTAGTGAAGCTCCTCTAGTGATTGAAGATTGTCGGCCGAAGCCTGAATGGCCAGTGGATGGAAGAGTTGAACTTATAGGCCTTGATGTTCAATATAGTCCTTCTCTCCCAAAGGTTCTCAAAGGGATAACTTGCACCTTCCCTGGAGGAAAGAAAATCGGTGTTGTGGGCAGGACAGGAAGCGGAAAGTCTACTCTGATTCAAGCTCTCTTTCGAGTGATCGAGCCCTCAGGAGGACAGATTCTTATTGATGGACTGGATATTTCCAAGATAGGTTTGCGGGACTTGAGGTCCAAGCTTGGTATAATTCCTCAGGATCCCACATTGTTTCGAGGAACTGTAAGGACTAATTTGGATCCTTTGGAGAAACATTCAGATCAAGAAATCTGGGAG GTTCTCAACAAATGCCGCCTTGCAGATATAGTGAAACGAGATAAAAGACTTCTTGATGCACCAG TTTCTGAAGATGGAGAAAACTGGAGTGTTGGACAAAGGCAGCTTGTTTGCCTGGCTAGGGTGCTGCTAAAGAAACGGAGAATTTTGGTGTTAGATGAAGCCACAGCTTCCATTGATATAGAAACAGATAATATCATTCAAGGCACGATACGAGAAGAAACAAGTAGATGCACAGTCATCACTGTGGCACATCGAATACCCACTGTCATTGACAATGACTTGATTTTGGTTCTGGAAGATG GCAAGGTTGTAGAGTATGATTCCCCAGTGAAGTTGCTCAAGGACAACTCTTCTTCATTTTCGAAGTTGGTCATAGAATTCTTGAGGAGATCAATCCAAGAGTAA